Proteins co-encoded in one Thermococcus sp. genomic window:
- a CDS encoding YkgJ family cysteine cluster protein: protein MEKRWVARIHLDTLEVEHDPSFKFKCIENCGKCCYELEIPVRDDDIAGIEDLGYNTWEFVDYEKMFYRGDKFLSYALKKRPFDGGCVFLDPETLKCRIYEKRPLACRLYPFVFVKQGSVMEVYVKMDSFCPGLNHQDGEAITREFLLREYEDVIEAYRRKVVKSRE, encoded by the coding sequence TTGGAAAAGAGGTGGGTCGCCAGGATTCACCTCGATACCCTCGAAGTCGAGCACGACCCCTCTTTTAAATTTAAGTGCATCGAAAACTGTGGAAAGTGCTGCTACGAGCTTGAGATACCCGTTAGAGACGACGACATAGCTGGGATAGAGGATCTCGGCTACAACACCTGGGAATTCGTGGACTACGAAAAGATGTTCTACCGGGGGGACAAATTCCTCAGCTACGCACTCAAAAAGCGTCCCTTCGACGGCGGCTGCGTTTTTCTAGACCCGGAGACCTTGAAATGCAGGATATACGAAAAGAGGCCCCTGGCATGCAGGCTGTATCCCTTCGTCTTCGTAAAGCAGGGAAGTGTCATGGAAGTTTACGTCAAAATGGACTCCTTCTGCCCCGGCCTCAACCACCAAGATGGTGAAGCCATCACCAGAGAGTTCCTGCTGCGCGAGTACGAAGACGTCATAGAGGCCTACCGCAGGAAAGTTGTGAAGAGCCGGGAGTGA